From Solanum lycopersicum chromosome 4, SLM_r2.1:
ttgaaTGTTAAAGGCATTTAAATCAAATCTTTTAAAACTGGAATCCTaattataattcttttgttattatataattcaaatatttaataaaatataaaaataatctataatttttctaaaaataaattgatagcATACTTTTATAGTCCACTATTAATAGATACTAATTAATTTGGAGAATAtttgtgcaatggataaatttggaattaatattattgaattatatttgaatatttttcatcatttaaatcTTAGATTTAGACAATCATATTGCATACCATGTTTGGCTAAATAACTATTTCTTTTGcactatatatatgtataaaagttattcagaaatataataaaaaacaaagatGACATTGATATATATAACTCTATGcttcattattttagtttggaCCACCATTGCCTTTTGTTTGGTTGAAGGTTATGGATCTAGTAGAAATGCAGATCTCGTTCTTGAGgtataaatttcatatcttttatgACAAAGTTTATATGtcgttttattttaatgaataatttataGTGAAATTGATTTATGTTTGCAGACTATTCACGGAGATATTTATGATTGTGTGGATGTTTATAAACAACCAACTCTTTTGCATCCAATGCCGCACAAAGAAAGAATCAAGGTGCAAGATTTATACTCATACAACTtgattgatttttcttcttcttttcttttgacaaaCAAAAGCTGATAATACTCAATTCTATTGTTTGCaatgttttgtattttttatctcAGGTGGAATCAAGTTTTGAAACTTATGAATTTCTGAATTTTGATATaaacaatttatacatttttgggacaatttgaaaagaaaaatataatactagTAATTCACATAAGATGTTTTCCCAAAATGTTATTGATTTTTGTTAGAAGTTTAATTTATAGATCCACGCTAGTTATCATGATAGGGTTGAGTTAGCCCCAATTTATTTCTCTATAAGATATAgttaaattcataataaaaatcAGATTCTTAACAAACTATCCTTTAGcgattttatataaaaatccaATCAAATAGTGAAGTCATGAATCTTGTTAAGAATGTTGaagatttaatatataattaagtataaaattaatgttAGTATATGTAGTGTAACTTTTTGAaacaaatagtaatattttttgtttatttgaatataattttacttgtattttctttgaaattcattttttttttgcacgTATGGGGATTTTCAAAACAACAGATGACAATTGCTAAGGAGCTAGAAAAACAAAGGTTAATCAAAGGCGAGCGATTgcaaaaagctaaaaatatttattttaaggcaGAAGAGTTTTGGTTGAATAAAAAAGGTTGTCCGATTGGAACGGTTCCTATTCGACGATTGACAGAAGAACAACTCCAAAATGCCAAAGATGCCACCTTAAGTATATCCCTTGCTGAAGACATCATCGATGTAACTGcttcttcaattattattaaaatttttcattaatagTCCAATTTCAAATGgttaaatttaatgtaatagTTTGCAGGAATTAGTATGAATGCATCTCcagaaataaaaagttttacaaGTGCCACAGCCACTATTactttgtataatttttatgtaaatgGAGCTGGCCAATATAGTTCCGCAGCAATATTTCATCAAAGTGCAGATAATGCCCCAAATTTCGAGCAAATACAAGCCGGATGGAttgtaagtttttttaaaaaaatcaatgattTAAACCTATAAAGTACTTTTTTTGATGATTCGATTTCCTAAAGTCATGATGTATGTTTGATTTAGGTACATCCACAACTATACGGTGATAGCCGGACTCGGCTATACTCTCATTGGACAGTAAGTGTATTagaaattaattgtttttttttctaaaaaaataattcaaaatcacttaaaataagtttagtttcattttttttaattaaatagacgGATGGCGGCCAAAAAACAGGATGTTACAATAATATTTGTCCAGGATTTGTTCAACTTGACACTGATGTACCCATAGATTATGCATTCCCAAAAATCTCTCGGCCAATGTATGATGACTATGAATTGGAAATTCAGATATACAAGGACGAAGGTAAGTAAGTTgtaattaatatgattttttaataacaagtatgttgttgttgtaactctggtgttatttatttttgcagACTATTATCTTTTGTTTCAGGGTTTGTTTAGCATTGGTTTTTGGCCGGAGACCCTTTTCAATGAATTAAGAAATGGATCGCAGGTAGTGCGATATGGAGGACAGGCGTTTACACCAGCGGGTCAACAATTTAGTCCCCCCATGGGAAATGGTAATTTTGAGGATGGCAATCCACACACCACTTGTCATATGCGTCAAGTCATGTATGGAGTGGGCAATGATCAAGATGTTCAACCCGATGAATCGTTGGTTCAAACGCATCAATCTAGATGTTACCATGAAGGAAGTCAACATAATGCTCATGATGATTACTGggattataattttgtatttggGGGTGCTGGTTTTTGCTAAGATGCATCAACGGTTTGTATTGTATTGATATATAAAACTAAGAAGCTAATTATATTAGTTCTTGCAATTGCAGTTGCAATTTATTTTGGGTGATTCAGTTCTTGATGTGCCTGTTAGTGGaaacatatttatttcaattcaaGCTCTTCACTTAATAATTAGCTAACAAGTAATGTGATTTTTGCATCCTAAATAAGAGAATTTTTTCAGTTTGAGCTTAGGAATAGAGAAAACACTTTCTCTTGTAATAATGgtaaaatttcaagaaatacGGAAACAAAGATTTTTTTGTTCCTTCATTGCCCATTCACCAGGTaattgttcctcaacttctcgGAGCCACTTAAAATCTTACACCTTCACTGGACTTTCAGTGTGTTATGTCTTGTATGGCCTGCTGGATTAATCTTTCTGTTGCTGTCTTCTGACGAACAAGGGAAGTGTGACGAGACTCCAAATCAAATCCAATGCTGAGAGAAAGAACAGCGTGGTGACTTCTACCCTTGCTCGAACAATGGTACGTAAAAGTTGTTTAATGTATTAGAAATTAATATCTTCGCCTtcaattcttcatcaatttaGTTTGATCTTAACTGTATGAACTGCTAGCATCACACCATCATTTTCTTACTGTTGGTATCTATCTGTAGGTTACATCAGAGAATTTGAGTATGTCGATGATCATAGTTACGGGAAGATTGTTGTCGAACTGAATGGAAGGCTAAACAAGTGTGGTGTCATTAGTCCTCGCTTCAATGTTGGAGTCAAGGAGATTGAAAGATGGACTGCTAGATTGCTCCCTTCCCGACCAGTATAGTAATTCACTTTGTTCCCTTGATCACTTTCTGGTTATCTCCAAATTGAGCCGAAATGATTGTTGGGGTGAATGTCAAGTCATAGTCATATTAGCTtgtgaaatattaatttttgattcCTTCTTTGCCGAATCATGAATTGGCTTGCTATTATGGGCGTTTACCAATGTTTCATTGTGAAATTTGCAAAAACTAGTTTTGTTTCAAAGggaaaaaatgatatttgaaaattattgcTTCTTCTTCAGCAGTAAAAATCTTGAGTACTCGGGGCAATCATCTTTGTAGATGCTAGCAGTTGAGGCTCTCCTGTAAAGAAAGCATGATTTTGTATCCTATGGAATCTGTGCTGTCCATGAGAAGTGTGTTTCTTTGTGGATTGATATGTATTTGATACTTGTGTTTCTTTGTGGATTGATATGTATTTGATACTTGATACTAAGCAAATGAAATTGCAGATATTTACTGCAATCACGGATGTAGTATAACACTTTTAGTTGTTAGTCAGAGTAAACTCTGTATATTgtctatttttatgttttgatgtTCACGTATTGACTTCAACTACCTCAGCTGGTATCATGGACCTTGAAGAGGCTAGTAGAAAGAATGTTGGTGGAAAAGTTCTTGGTTTCGTCATGTTGACAAGGATGAAAACTTCGGTTTTGCTGTTGGTTGGCTCGTTATAGCTTCTGTTTTTCTCGTGACCATCAAATTTattggaatttttgagataatTATCAGTTTTTGTTGAAACAACTTGCTGGTGCTTATTGCCTTATATTGACATCTAAATTTTGTTGTACATGTACATGTATGTACATGCTTGTGTTTTTTTACTATCTTTTTTCTTCTAGTCTTGTTAGTTTCTAGAGAGCAAGCATACATGTTAAATTTGTAGTGAGTTTGTGTTTATAATTCCATATTGTGTTGAAGTATAACATTAGCATAAACCGTGAATCCGATCAACTATTTGGTGATTGGGGCTAAAATCATGTATAGACAAACTATTCTTGTTTGTTTTTAGAGCCGTCAAAATGGGTTTGGCCCGCGAGATCAGCCCAACCCAATTCTTGAAATAAGTGAGGTTAAGCTTAATATTTTTGGCCCATTTGCGAACGAGACTTTTTAGCTCACCCCATTTGACCCGTCGGCCTCTTAGGCCCAACCCGCAAGCCTTagagtttcttcttcttattttattttttttctttcattccttagtgtaaagaaaaaaaaatttgaactattttttttggtttatatttgtaatttaatttttatattcgaagaaaaaaatttggtcatctataataagttttacaagaatgttagtgaaacataaataaatttgattatcaaaataatagttCTAAATTACTCATTGAAacgaaaaaaagtcaaaaaatatgtttgacaagGATCAAAATTTTACTCATATTGGATTATAgtttttagataaaaataataaaaaattagattagaattattattctttcatttccgttagaagAAAAGAATATATGTAAGCCATTTGTTTATAaataggggtatatatgagtcactttcataataaGGGATATATCAACtataaatgacaaagttgaggggtatattagactatttttcctttatttttttttagttattgctctcaattaattttataaagttataTAGCTGACGTGTTGTCCAATATTACTAATCTTCTACGCGAAACTAACAAATTAatctaaataagaaaatttttctgtttctataaaaaaaatatttgatcaatGAAACCAAAAAACAAAGATagatataaacaaaataatttttttatttttaaaaaaagactggtaaaatcatattaaaaaaatgtaagttgTAAGTTTATAACTTATAAGTATTATATGCagctcaaaataattttatgctTGTGGTCTTTGCGtctaattttggaaaaatacccaagtacctcctcaatctatgcccgaaattccagagacacacttatactatactaaggtcctattacccctgaacttattttatatgtaattttctacccctttttagcctatgtggcactagttcgaaaaaaaagtcaaccatcgttgggcccacaaaatagtgccacgtaagctaaaaagggtaaaaaattattaataaaataagttcaggggtaatagaaccttagtatagtataagtgtgtctctgagatttcggacatagattgaggggatacttgAGCATTATCCTCTAATTTTTAATAACCTGTCCAAATTCAATCTAGTTAACATGTTTATTTGACTTCTATCCAAATTGAAAAGAATTAAAGTTTCGTGCATATGAATAGATAAATTTTATTCCCTTTTCTCCTCAGTATATATTTCTCCGCTTCATTTGTTGGTGAAATGTATGAAATAACTGttctttctttaaatttactataaaaattttaattgactCTAGAAGATTtaacttcttgaaaagattgggtttctttcatcttttttcctcaaaaaaTTTGACTCGTATTAACTCTTTAGAGAAGAAAAATGTCAATTCCAAAGATGGGGCATGAAAGCCAACATTACCACTGTTCATGGCACTTTCGTTGTCCATCACATTACTCAGGTTTTCCTTTTTCAAAGCCTCATGCCGATATTCCCATCATTTTAGGTAAATAAGTTAAATATTATTAGAATAATTTAGTTTTTAGTAATTCCTTTCAAATTACAAGCCTTTtactaataaatattttcttttttgattaattaattcttcATAATTTCGCTAGGTGAGTGATGGACGAATGATGtcaataattaatcataattgtGATGGACGGGATTTCTATATCAGAATCACTTAGAATAGATTACGTCAAAATGATCATAGAACACTACATCTTCGAGACGAACCAACAttcagattattattattattataattataactatatTATTGCTGTAATGAATATTAACAAGACGAATGACATgcataaaattacaataataccAAGGAAATTACATATCCTTTTCACCACCTCTTCTTCCCAACTTCTCCTCCAACTACGATAGTAggaattatttatatgtattttgtaattttgtgttcatttttttttcgtACGACATCCGTTGTTTGGTATAGACAGATTAATAGGTCTCATAGAAGAGCAATGGTCATTCCCATGTAAATTGTGGtacttataataaatttttttatatttatgcttACCTTTGAAATTACAAATTGTACCCCAAAAAATATGTaaacatcatttatatatatattttgtatgttgGATATGTGTAAACTTATGTCCAGTGATACATAAAATATGCACTAAATCAACATATACACCTTTCTCGTATAGGAAATCGAATTAAGGTTCAGGATACTAAACGAATGGTAATTGTTGAGTTTAAAGGAGGattaatttcatgaaaattaaaaagatccAGTTTGCTggaaaaatttcaaatacttcCACGATAACTAGGACAGATATTTCGTATACCAAATAAAACTAGCATTCAATTTATCGATCTCTCTTCTCTCACGgattattaatgaaaataaaaattaactttaaGGCACCAAATCAAATACAATTTTATAACATAACCACTCTTTTGCGATTtgcttcactttttttttcctatcctataaatagaaaaagttgaaaaaaagaagaagtagcTGCTTTTGCTTTACCCAATCCCCATATCACTCAGGTGAGGTAACTAACCGAACTCTCACCGTTTGTTCCGGTTACCCGGTCAACCTTTTCTCCCAGATCTCTTTCTCTTCTCGATCGGTATATTCAAAATCATTCTCAATTATTCTTCTATTGCTTTTTACGATCCAGGTCTGCATTCCTGTCGGCTTTTAAGAAAAGTTATCGGCGACGGCAACATGACATCGACGAAGCTTAACATTACTGCCGATTCGGCTTCCATTCCTCCCAATTTACACAAAAACCTATCTCATCTCTCCTCTCAACAGGTTTTTGGATTTAAGTTTGTACAATGTCTGTATAGTTCTAATAAACGAATTGAATTGAGAGAATGGGAGTGATGTGTGTGTAATTTTTAGGTAGAATTGGCGAAAGTGTTGATAGAGATGGGGCAAACTCACTTGTTTCAGCATTGGGCGGAACCTGGAGTTGATGATGATGAGAAGCGAGCTTTCTTTGATCaggttttcttttttaaataattagctAAACTGGCTATACCATGATggacttttaatttttaaccaGACCCACTTAATTAAACTTCTCTGTTCAGGAATTTTACTTTCATGTTGTTGGATATGTAATGTATCCCCAAAGATAAGAGGAGTGATTTCCTCCGCAGTAGTTTGAGTGAGAATATTAATAATGAAGAACCCATAAACCCAAAACAGAGTCTATGTTGGTGGTCAGTATTACTGGTGGATTTCGGATTACAGGCAACATGTCAAATTGGTATTGAAAATATGGTGCTTAGGCAACTCTCCACCTAGGATAATCATTGGTCTCTTCCTGGGACCGAACGAATTTTACTATGATGTCTATGACTAGGCCAGGATTGGAATATTGAGATCTCACTGTTCCTTTTAGATGGAAATATAGCATGTCACCCAGAGAGCAATTGGTCAAGTCAGAACAGGAGACAGGCTTTgaattatgtgttttttttcctGTTAAATAATTCACTGACCAAATAGGATTTTCAACTGAATTTTAACAGCGTAAACAATTTTGAACTCCTATTAGGTAGTCGTGGTAACTTACATGGTGAATTTCGCCATTTCGAGATGATAAGGTTTTGGTTTGCAGTTCAGCAAATAAAAACTTGATCTTGTTTGTCGTTTGTAGTTCATAGATTATGTGGCAATTTATGAGAAGTATTTATTCTTGATTAATTATTCAAGCGATAAAGTAGTCTAAAAGGagttttattgtctttgttgaATATTGTACAGCTGTTTATCATGCCACTCTTGTACTCCGGAAATGATATCATTTCCTGTTGGGCTTGTTTCCATGTCTTCTATGCTTGTATTCACTTCTAgttcaatttaatatttatgaaaacTGAGGTGTTATTGTCTGTTTCAGATTGCTAAACTTAATTCAAGTTACCCTGGGGGGTTGGCAGCATACATTAACACTGCTAGGAAGCTTTTAGCTGATTCAAAGACTGGAAAAAACCCGTATGATGGTTTTACACCTTCGGTAAGTAACTGAATCCTATGTTACTGCTTCAGCAAAAGTTATTTCACTAATTATCATTCCGTAAGAAGCAACTTCAACTATAACTTTTTTCATCAAGAAGCACATAGCTCAAGTTGTGTTTTTATCtaagttattgaattgggtGAATGTCTTAAAGTTGCAGTCTGGTTTTTATGTCTGTTTGAAATTAGTGCTGGTGCTGCTTATAATAGAAAAGTCACCCTTCACAAATCTCATGAATACTGTTCATGCTGCTACTTTTCGCCTGTACTATTCATGCTACAGTAATTTATTCTGTAGATGGAGTGAGAAAAATATGAAACCACTTACATACTTCTTAGGTACAACTGCAGCAGATAGTTGTGGTTAACTTTACATTAGTAGAAGATTCCAAAACTACCTCATTCACTTTGGTGATAGTTGTGGTTAATTTTACATTAGTAGAAGATTCCAAAACTACCTCATTCAGTTTGGTTAGGTTGCCGTGCCTGTTGGTCCTATGAACAAATTGAAATGCATAGTTTAGCAGATTTTGGCTTTTTTAGGTGCTTTAACCCTTTGTTGAAGGTCAAACTAATGAGGTCATGCTTTTTAATCCCAAactaattaattctttttccaTTTCAGGATATTGTGATATATCTCTCCTAATTCAAAATTGGAACTTTCTATTTCAAACTAATTTTTTgctttaatattcttttttgtgGACTTCTGAAATTGAGATGatgtcatttcattttttttatataaaaattgtacaAGGCTTGTTATCCAACTATTCGTTGTTTAAGTTCCAACTCTAACTCAATTTTTGTGAAGCAGAAGTTTCCACTCTGAGTCAAAAGAAAACCACGTTCACAGTTTTTAAATGGATGAATGAGGGTGGATAGTGCGTAGCCAATCTTAGCTTTGTGATTTGAAATTATCAAGTCTTTTGGACTTAAATTTCCTCTCAGCATACTTTTTGGTAGcttgttataaaaaaaactttgactaCTGATCAAAAACCATTTTGATCTCTAGCGTTCTGGATAAACTAGCAACACATTCCCTTGTGTTTCTTCTGAAATATGATGGCTGATGCTCGATATGGTCAGGttttaattacatttttcttGCTCACTCCTCTGATTGCCttgaaaatttggaaaataatgGATCGCCTTATTAGTACTTATATTACATGCACTTAAAATGTAGAACACATTGATGCTCTGCTCTAGATTAGTGATGCATTCTAAGATGGATGTAAACTTCTGCAGGTTCCATCTGGAGAGGTTCTGAAATATGGTGACGATAATTTTGTTCAATTTGAGGAGGCTGGCATCAAAGATGCACGGAAGGCTGCATTTGTGCTTGTTGCTGGAGGCCTCGGAGAGCGTCTTGGGTACAATGGGATAAAGGTAGAGCACGTAAAGCTTTCATGTGGTTGGTTTAGAAATTGTTCTAATTTTGTCTTTATTAGGCAAAATGTGCAGAATCTTTTGCGACTTGATTGATAGTTGTGGTCTTCCATTTCACCATGTAACTACTAATCTAAGAATTTGTGGCTGCATAAGATGGAGTTCTTCTCACAATTCATTCTAATTATTTGCAGGTGGCCCTTCCTAGAGAAACAACTACAGGGACATGCTTCTTACAACATTATATCGAATCTATTCTTGCTTTGCAAGAAGCCAGTTGCAGCCTTGCCGGAGGTTGGTGAAGTGCATGCTATATTTTGTAATTATCCATCCGGGATGAAGATTACTATTAAACTTCTTCTTGTGTTATCCCAAATTTTCACTAAACCGCTAGCCAAGTAAAGCAACAAGTTAAAGGTGGAAATCCCCAGCCCCGTAAGGTATCCCTCAACTGTTGTGTTAGGGGCTCAATAAGTAGGTTGGGAGGGATTTTTGAGCTAGGGGATCCAATCACAAGCTTAAGATTTTTGATGCTGCTTCCAATAATAATTGGCCAGTGTTTCTATTTGTGAGTTGCCTAAGATTTTGATTCTTTAGAAAcctttttgaaaatgaaaagaacaaTTTAAACCTTATATCCGAAGTACAAAGTTGTTGGATAGTGAGGGTTCATAGAGCCGACCCAAACTAGCTTGGGATTAAGGTATTGTAGTAGTAGCAGCAgtagaagcaaaaaaaaaacattcgtTATGGATAAACAGCGTGTTAAGAATGGTCTTCCTTGGCCTAGCAAAGATAGTACAAGCTTAAAAGGATTGGCTGAAAAGAATATCTTTATGCATAGAGGTACCTGCTAAAATATCATGTTTCGAGACACCTAAAAGTGTGATACATATCCTTAATGCAATAATGATGTACCTGGCAACTAAAAGCTTCCTTGTAATTAGGCGACTGCCGAGCAGAGATTCCTCTGGCTATTATGACGTCAGATGACACACATTTACGTACTCTGGAGCTCTTAGAGAAAAACTCTTATTTTGGAATGAAACCCACACAAGTGAAACTGCTTAAGCAGGTTAGCAACTGATCTCGCTGAAGAATTAATTCATAGTATCATGACTTAcatatttcttgattttcttgcaGGAAAAAGTTGCTTGTTTAGATGATAATGAAGCACACCTTGCTTTGGATCCCCGTAATAAATATAGAATTCAGGTGGATAGTTCTATGCTAGAAAATTTTCCTAGATTcttatattcaattgatgtcaGTATCTTTTTAGCTGAAAGTGCttctatttatttgattttcacCCTTGCCTCTGCTTTATCAGACAAAACCTCATGGCCATGGTGACGTCCATTCACTTCTTTACTCAAGTGGCCTTC
This genomic window contains:
- the LOC101268861 gene encoding protein neprosin-like; translation: MTLIYITLCFIILVWTTIAFCLVEGYGSSRNADLVLETIHGDIYDCVDVYKQPTLLHPMPHKERIKMTIAKELEKQRLIKGERLQKAKNIYFKAEEFWLNKKGCPIGTVPIRRLTEEQLQNAKDATLSISLAEDIIDFAGISMNASPEIKSFTSATATITLYNFYVNGAGQYSSAAIFHQSADNAPNFEQIQAGWIVHPQLYGDSRTRLYSHWTTDGGQKTGCYNNICPGFVQLDTDVPIDYAFPKISRPMYDDYELEIQIYKDEDYYLLFQGLFSIGFWPETLFNELRNGSQVVRYGGQAFTPAGQQFSPPMGNGNFEDGNPHTTCHMRQVMYGVGNDQDVQPDESLVQTHQSRCYHEGSQHNAHDDYWDYNFVFGGAGFC